The Procambarus clarkii isolate CNS0578487 chromosome 64, FALCON_Pclarkii_2.0, whole genome shotgun sequence genome includes a window with the following:
- the LOC123748318 gene encoding shematrin-like protein 1 has protein sequence MGRRSPPLRRWSAGLPLAAGCLGYGKYGTGPLAAGCLGYGKYGIGPLAAGCLGYGKYGIGPLAAGCLGYGKYGIGPLAAGCLGYGKYGIGPLAAGCLGYGKYGIGPLAPGCLGYGTGPLAAGCLGYGIGPLAAGCLGYGKYGTGPLAAGYLGYGKYGTGPLAAGCLGYGKYGIGPLAAGCLGYGKYGIGPLAAGCLGYGTGPLAAGCLGYGKYGTGPLAAGCLGYGKYGIGPLAAGCLGYGKYGIGPLAAGCLGYGKYGTGPLAAGCLGYGKYGIGPLAAGCLGYGTGPLAAGCLGYGKYGTGPLAAGCLGYGKYGIGPMAAGCLGYGKYGIGPLAAGCLGYGTGPLAAGCLGYGKYGTGPLAAGCLGYGRGPLPAGCLGYGKYGTGPLAAGCLGYGKYDTGPLAAGCLGYGKYGTGPLAAGCLGYGTGPLAAGCLGYGKYGIGPLAAGCLGYGKYGTGPLAAGCLGYGK, from the coding sequence ATGGGGAGGCGGTCACCACCCTTGAGACGATGGTCTGCTGGTCTCCCTCTGGCAGCGGGGTGTCTGGGGTATGGCAAGTATGGCACGGGCCCTCTGGCAGCGGGGTGTCTAGGGTATGGCAAGTATGGCATAGGCCCTCTGGCAGCGGGGTGTCTGGGGTATGGCAAGTATGGCATAGGCCCTCTGGCAGCAGGGTGTCTAGGGTATGGCAAGTATGGCATAGGCCCTCTGGCAGCGGGGTGTCTGGGGTATGGCAAGTATGGCATAGGCCCTCTGGCAGCAGGGTGTCTAGGGTATGGCAAGTATGGCATAGGCCCTCTGGCACCAGGGTGTCTAGGGTATGGCACGGGCCCTCTGGCAGCGGGGTGTCTGGGGTATGGCATAGGTCCTCTGGCAGCGGGGTGTCTAGGGTATGGCAAGTATGGCACGGGCCCTCTGGCAGCGGGGTATCTAGGGTATGGCAAGTATGGCACGGGCCCTCTGGCAGCGGGGTGTCTAGGGTATGGCAAGTATGGCATAGGCCCACTGGCAGCGGGGTGTCTAGGGTATGGCAAGTATGGCATAGGCCCTCTGGCAGCAGGGTGTCTAGGGTATGGCACGGGCCCTCTGGCAGCGGGGTGTCTAGGGTATGGCAAGTATGGCACGGGCCCTCTGGCAGCGGGGTGTCTAGGGTATGGCAAGTATGGCATAGGCCCTCTGGCAGCGGGGTGTCTGGGGTATGGCAAGTATGGCATAGGCCCTCTGGCAGCGGGGTGTCTAGGGTATGGCAAGTATGGCACGGGCCCTCTGGCAGCGGGGTGTCTAGGGTATGGCAAGTATGGCATAGGCCCTCTGGCAGCAGGGTGTCTGGGGTATGGCACGGGCCCTCTGGCAGCGGGGTGTCTAGGGTATGGCAAGTATGGCACGGGCCCTCTGGCAGCGGGGTGTCTAGGGTATGGCAAGTATGGCATAGGCCCTATGGCAGCGGGGTGTCTGGGGTATGGCAAGTATGGCATAGGCCCTCTGGCAGCGGGGTGTCTAGGGTATGGCACTGGCCCTCTGGCAGCGGGGTGTCTGGGGTATGGCAAGTATGGCACGGGCCCTCTGGCAGCCGGGTGTCTAGGGTATGGCAGGGGCCCTCTTCCAGCGGGGTGTTTAGGGTATGGCAAGTATGGCACGGGCCCTTTGGCAGCGGGGTGTCTAGGGTATGGCAAGTATGACACGGGCCCTCTGGCAGCGGGGTGTCTAGGGTATGGCAAGTATGGCACGGGCCCTCTGGCAGCGGGGTGTCTAGGGTATGGCACGGGCCCTCTGGCAGCGGGGTGTCTAGGGTATGGCAAGTATGGCATAGGCCCTCTGGCAGCCGGGTGTCTAGGGTATGGCAAGTATGGCACGGGCCCTCTGGCAGCCGGGTGTCTAGGGTATGGCAAGTAA